The genomic window AGTTCGCGTTGGCGATAATTCAGGTCGCCGATGATTTTGTTGTAGACCTTGCCATCGACCGTGGTTTCGCCGCCGGGCAGAGGCATTTTCCAGCTGTCGCCACCGGGTTTGTTGCCGCGATGCCATTGGGCGCGGATATGGTGCAATTGACCCAGCAGGCCCCATCGAATCAAATTGACGGCGTTGTCATATTTGATGTTGTAGTGGCGTTGGTGACCGGTGGCCAAGTGCAGCGGGTTACCCTGTTTGTCGCTCATCTCATAGGACATCCGTCCCATGGCTTTACACTGGGCCACGTTGTGGGCCATCAGCTTTTCGGTCAGCACGTGCAGGCCGCGATTCATGGCCTGAGCGGCGACCGGGGCGTGCAGCCACAGCGGCAGGGCGATGATCACGGCTTCGATGTTGGGGTCATCCAAGCAAGCTTGGATGCCGCCATTGGTGCTGTCGTAGACCTTGATTTCTTTTTCGGCTTCGGCCTGCGTTTTGTAGCCGTAAACGCTCAGCAGTCCGGGGCGTCGTTTGAGCGCCGAAGGGGTCGACCAGTCGCCGTGGAAGGCGCGGTGCACGCTGAACGGACGGATGTCGCAGACGGCTTTGACGGTCACGTACTCGGGGTTGCAGCCCCCGATCAGCACGCTGCCTTCGTCACCGGTGCCGATCACGGCGATGCGCACGGGATCTTTGACCTTGCTGTAGCCAAAGTAGGCCGCACCCAGGCCGCCGGCGCCCACGACGCCCGCACCGACAATGCCTTTCAGAAAATCGCGACGATCAACTTCGGGCCCTTTTTGGAAGTAGGCATCGACGGCGCCGTAGTAGTTCGCCTTGCCGATGTCACGTTGCTCTTCAGATAACTTATCCATTGTATTACTCCTTCGACGGCCAGCACCGCCGAACCAAAGCGTGTAGGGCAAAATCCAACCCGGCAAAGCGGCCGGCACCGGTGCCAGCCAAAACCAGACAGGCCATTGCCTCGATCAGTTGATAGTAGGTGGAACCCGGACCCGAGGTGGGTGGGTATTGAGACAAAAACACGGAGAACAGGAAGGCTGCGGCGGCCAGGGAAACGGTGGGCGTCAGCAATCCCAGCATCAAGCAGATGCCAACCGTCATGTCAAAGTAAGGAATGAATCGATTGATGCGATCCAGCTGGGAAGGATCGACCTGTTCATCAACCGGTTTATACAGCCGATAGTAACCGCGGTACTCCTGCTGCTCGGTGGCGATATCGTTGATCGCCTTCTCGTATTCGGTCCAGATATTGTCAATTTTAACAAGCACCGGCACGGCCAGCTTTTTCCATTCACTTTGAATGGTGTCGCGTTGACCGCTCAAGCTGCTGACGCCGTCGCGGGTGGGATCGTTGAGTAGCTCTTTCACCCGGGCCTGGCCCAACTTGTATTCTTCGATTTCGGTGGCGTTGGCGTCCAGTTCGTACTGGATTTGCTTGATGGCCGACACGTAAGCGGCTTGAGCTTTTTGTTGTTGTTCTTTGTCGAAGCGGTAGTGTTTGGCCGCTCGGTCACGATACACGGCCAAGTGGGGCATGGTTTGGTCGATATCCAGCCGGGCCATGCCTTCGCGGTCGGGCACCATGCGGTGGAACGGTTCGGCGAAGGGACCGCTGGCGTTGGCGAGAAACGGTTCAGCACTCCAGCTGCCGCTGTCGGTCTGTTTGTCGACGCCTTCACTATAAAAATGCCAGCCGATCGAGACGCGTAACAGGATCAGGGCCAGGACGCCTATGATTCCTAGGAACCGGGGATAGGCCCCCCAGCCAATCGCAAGTCGAAGCGGCGAGACAAGCAGTTTGGTAAACAATCGGGACTCCGCGCTAATTCAGAGGTCAGGAGGGAGGGAGTCTTCGTACACCGGGCGGTGCATCACTGCCACAGGTACGGACACCGCACCCCTTGCTTTGCGGGGGTTTGGCAGCATCGACAGTTTCGATGGCGACAAACGGCAACTTGGCAAGGGTGGATAAAGGTAGGACCGTGAAACACCGCTAATGGGCGTAACCCTGATTATGGCTCGCCCGGCCCGTTTAGCCAACCGACAGGGACGGAAAACCTGACTAAATCTCTGGAATGGCGTGATTTTCGCGGACGGGGGGCGTGAAATGAATAACGGCAGCATTTCGATTGGGCCCTCTGCTTAATCCTCTGCCCCCGCTATCCGCTTTGCGGCGCGGGCAGAGCAGACAAGAGACCAGCTATTTATTTCACGCCCCAAGCCGCCGCAGAGGGGGTTCTCGAGCTTCGCCGAGGTTTTCGTTGTAGGATTTGTGCCGGTTATGCCGATCCTTAGGGTCATACCGATGGTCCAGCTGAATTTACACAGTTTCCTCGATTGGCTTTCCACGCATGAACGACCGACTTTCCCTGCTCCGCCACCGCCTGCCGCTCGTCGGCCGCATGACGGTGACCATCTGGGCCGGATGCCTCGCTTCGCTTGCCATCGCCCAGCAGCCGCTGCGGCCCGTGCAGCCCCACGCCCAGCAGCCGCTGACGCTCCCTCAACAACTCACCCAGCCGGCTCCGGGGTCTGCGCCCCAGCGAGCGGCCGCGGACGCGCCCGTGTTGCGGGTAATTCCCATGCCGCCGATGCATGTGCCCACCGTGGGTACGGCCGTGGCGCTGCGTTATCGCAACGTGCAGGGCGTGCAGATTTCACCCGATCGCCGTGAAGGCCAGCTGTTGGTGATGGCGCCCGAAGCCCTACAGGCTCAGATCGCCGCCGATGTGGCTCGCCTATTGCCGCCCGAAGCCGGTGGTGTGCAGCGAGCTGTCGGACAAGGTCGCGCGGCTGCCGGGGCGATGCCGGTCAGCTACGGACCGGGCAGCGTCAAGCTGTCGCTGCATCGCGTCGGTTGGCAACAATTCGAAGATCACCTGATGGCCGCTGCCGGCCGTCCCGTTCCGGTGACGACCCAACGCAACGGCGAAGTCGCCACCTTCCAGCTGGTCGACGAACCGCTGCAGGGTACCACCGTGGAAGTGGATCGACGCGAAAACTCCGTGACCGTGTTCGCTCCCAAGCCTTCGATTCCCGGCTGGCAAAAAATGGTGGGCTCGCTGGACCAAGCCAACCTGCCTCCGGGCAGCGTGACGGAACTGGTGCGGGTGCAAAACGCAGAACCCGCCCCGATCCAACGCGCCATCCGGTTGCTGGGCCGATTTAACCCCGACGACACCACGGGCGTGACCCGCGTGAACAACGCCCCCTTTGCCGTCGCCGTTCAACAACCTGCTCAGCCACCCGCCAATGCGGGCGGGG from Roseimaritima ulvae includes these protein-coding regions:
- a CDS encoding DoxX family protein, whose protein sequence is MFTKLLVSPLRLAIGWGAYPRFLGIIGVLALILLRVSIGWHFYSEGVDKQTDSGSWSAEPFLANASGPFAEPFHRMVPDREGMARLDIDQTMPHLAVYRDRAAKHYRFDKEQQQKAQAAYVSAIKQIQYELDANATEIEEYKLGQARVKELLNDPTRDGVSSLSGQRDTIQSEWKKLAVPVLVKIDNIWTEYEKAINDIATEQQEYRGYYRLYKPVDEQVDPSQLDRINRFIPYFDMTVGICLMLGLLTPTVSLAAAAFLFSVFLSQYPPTSGPGSTYYQLIEAMACLVLAGTGAGRFAGLDFALHALVRRCWPSKE